From Tachypleus tridentatus isolate NWPU-2018 chromosome 8, ASM421037v1, whole genome shotgun sequence, a single genomic window includes:
- the LOC143223209 gene encoding uncharacterized protein LOC143223209 isoform X2 encodes MEKRGTKRNAYTVQEKIQKAIENPAAAPTDFTTPDEEEDDDPIPEKLRNCITSTQAVQYTEQLLYWAEHHNLGICKILQIQDLMRTAKRMRNQGGRQQTLLEAFERKKTTEANIT; translated from the exons ATGGAGAAAAGAGGCACCAAAAGGAATGCTTACACAGTACAAGAGAAGATCCAGAAAGCAATAGAGAACCCAGCGGCAGCACCCACAGATTTTACCACTCCAGATGAAGAAGAAGATGATGACCCCATTCCAGAAAAACTCAGGAATTGCATCACCTCAACTCAGGCAGTACAGTACAcagaacaacttctatattgggcaGAACACCACAATCTAGGAATTTGCAAGATACTACAGATCCAGGACCTAATGAGAACTGCGAAGAGGATGCGGAACCAAGGAGGAagacaacagacacttttggaggcttttgaaagaaagaagactactga AGCCAACATAACTTAG
- the LOC143223209 gene encoding uncharacterized protein LOC143223209 isoform X1, which produces MEKRGTKRNAYTVQEKIQKAIENPAAAPTDFTTPDEEEDDDPIPEKLRNCITSTQAVQYTEQLLYWAEHHNLGICKILQIQDLMRTAKRMRNQGGRQQTLLEAFERKKTTDQTEPT; this is translated from the exons ATGGAGAAAAGAGGCACCAAAAGGAATGCTTACACAGTACAAGAGAAGATCCAGAAAGCAATAGAGAACCCAGCGGCAGCACCCACAGATTTTACCACTCCAGATGAAGAAGAAGATGATGACCCCATTCCAGAAAAACTCAGGAATTGCATCACCTCAACTCAGGCAGTACAGTACAcagaacaacttctatattgggcaGAACACCACAATCTAGGAATTTGCAAGATACTACAGATCCAGGACCTAATGAGAACTGCGAAGAGGATGCGGAACCAAGGAGGAagacaacagacacttttggaggcttttgaaagaaagaagactactga tcaAACAGAGCCAACATAA